In a genomic window of Punica granatum isolate Tunisia-2019 chromosome 6, ASM765513v2, whole genome shotgun sequence:
- the LOC116210222 gene encoding mitochondrial carrier protein CoAc1-like, with amino-acid sequence MLSFNGDSSSTFRSRRVIDFSSEHGTEYFVYSLPICVRELIAGGAAGAFTKTLVAPLERIKILLQIRSEGFQSIGLFPSFKKVVQNEGIQGLYRGNGASVIRIIPYAALHYMTYEQYRSWIVSECPSLGTGPSIDFLAGSAAGGTAVLCTYPLDLARTKLAYQVRAQKHSWWYAIRNLRSQPRQRLLDVFREVYSEGGIRAFYRGFGPTFIEILLYTGLKYYVYEKLKQQVPEDQKDSITIRLSCGALAGLFGQTFTYPLDVVRRQMQVENVMHGNSRYNSTMEALTSIVRNQGWRQLYAGLSINYIRAVPSVAIGFTAYDVIKLWLHFSSQG; translated from the exons ATGTTGAGCTTTAATGGGGACTCCTCCTCCACCTTCAGGAGCAGGCGGGTTATTGATTTTTCGTCCGAGCATGGGACTGAGTATTTTGTTTATTCCTTGCCCATATGTGTCCGAGAGCTGATCGCAGGAGGGGCTGCTGGGGCTTTCACGAAGACCCTTGTGGCTCCCCTCGAACGAATCAAAATCCTCTTGCAG ATTAGATCGGAAGGCTTCCAATCGATTGGGCTATTCCCATCGTTCAAGAAGGTCGTTCAGAATGAAGGCATTCAAGGTCTGTACAG GGGGAACGGAGCTAGTGTGATTCGAATTATTCCCTATGCAGCATTACACTACATGACATACGAGCAATACAGGAGCTGGATTGTTAGCGAGTGTCCCTCCCTTGGAACAGGTCCTTCTATAGACTTTTTGGCCGGTTCTGCTGCTGGAGGAACTGCAGTTTTGTGCACTTACCCCTTGGATTTAGCTCGAACAAAGCTTGCTTATCAG GTTAGGGCCCAAAAACATAGCTGGTGGTATGCCATAAGAAATCTGCGGTCACAACCACGTCAGAGGCTACTGGATGTCTTCCGGGAAGTTTACAGTGAAGGCGGAATTCGCGCTTTCTACCGAGGCTTCG GTCCGACTTTTATTGAAATCCTCCTATACACGGGCTTGAAATACTATGTGTATGAGAAACTCAAGCAGCAGGTCCCCGAAGACCAAAAAGATTCCATCACAATACGGCTTTCTTGTGGAGCTCTGGCGGGGTTGTTTGGGCAGACCTTCACATACCCATTGGATGTGGTCAGGAGACAGATGCAG GTTGAGAATGTGATGCACGGGAATTCCAGGTACAACAGCACTATGGAAGCGCTCACTTCTATCGTTCGTAATCAGGGATGGAGGCAGCTATACGCAGGCTTGAGCATCAATTATATCAGG GCTGTTCCTTCAGTGGCCATCGGGTTCACAGCTTACGATGTAATCAAGTTGTGGTTACATTTTTCATCACAGGGCTGA
- the LOC116210247 gene encoding EPIDERMAL PATTERNING FACTOR-like protein 1, whose product MKTSVWSVLLALQLLLSLASATSRNIAPTDSGTRQESLQPLSEGSMTRSMNRVATKMGAVLEEPIFGKQGGLVATMKIGSSPPSCEHKCSGCTPCQPAQVPATSTGHGHMRVQYTNYEPEGWKCKCGPSFYSP is encoded by the exons atgaaaacaagcGTTTGGTCTGTTCTGTTGGCTCTGCAGCTGCTGCTGAGTTTGGCCTCTGCTACAAGCAGGAACATTGCCCCTACTGACTCCG GCACGAGACAAGAGTCGTTGCAGCCTCTCTCCGAAGGGTCGATGACAAGAAGCATGAACAGAGTTGCGACGAAGATGGGTGCAGTATTAGAAGAACCGATATTTGGGAAACAAGGAGGACTAGTGGCGACCATGAAGATCGGGTCGAGCCCGCCGAGCTGTGAGCACAAGTGCTCCGGGTGCACGCCGTGCCAGCCCGCCCAAGTTCCCGCCACGTCTACTGGCCATGGCCACATGCGGGTTCAGTACACGAACTACGAGCCTGAGGGGTGGAAGTGCAAATGTGGCCCATCATTTTATAGCCCATGA